TCACCCGAGGAACTGAAAGCAGCGGCTGCAGGGGTGAGCCGGAGTGGAGCGACAGGGAGCGGCTCCCGTGGAGACTATGCCTGGTATTATGAGGGGCGCAACGGCTGGTGGCAGTATGATGAGAGGACCAACCgtgagctggaggaggcctTCACTAAGGAAAGGAAAAGCACAGAGATGCTGATTGCAGGGTTTCTGTACGTGGCCGACCTGGAGAACATGGTGCAATATCGTCGAAATGAGCATGGCCGCAGACGCAAGATAAAGCGGGACATTGTAGATATTCCCAAGAAGGGAGTTGCAGGACTAAGGTTAGACCCCGAACCTGTCCCCATTCTTTCTGTACCAGTCGTCACCCCAGCTGCAACAGAACGCATCAACTCAGCGGACGGATCGGACACTGATGGCCAATCACAACCTCCGGTCTTTGGGATCATGGCATCTCTTCCCCCTGTTAGACCGCCAACACTCCTGGGGCGCCATCTTACCAGTCCCCTTCCTTCCTCGCCGTCAAGTGTCGAAGAGTCGTTCTCCCAGCTCCTGATCAGCCAGCCAGGGGGTGAAGAGGTGGAAGGAGACGATGAGACGTACGAGTATGCATCCGGCAGCAGTGAaagtgaggaggaaggggagtgCGAGAGAGGGGCAGCAGAATCGATGCGAAGACATCGGCAAAGACCGTTAAGAGAGAGCCAGCCAGCCAGGATGCCTCCAAGGGGCGGGCCCTCCAGCTCTGCTCTCAGTCTCCGCTCACGAAGTCCTGATGGACAGTGCACTGTTACAGAAGTGTGACTGGGCAACGATATTTGTCCAACAGATGACGGTGCaggttgtcaaaaaaaaaattgaaaactACTACGCATCTTCAAAGGTcccatgaaatgaaaaatatagttgtttttttttaccgcaTCCATCATGTGCCAAATATGATCCTAAAATTAATCGGTCTCTTTTCTTACATCGAAATATTCAACGAGCTCCATCCAATTGAATGTAATCTTAGTTTTGTATGGGATCCAAACCTGCAGCTCTCCAAAGGTAACTAGCAGGAGCAGCATTAACATGGGTCATTGCCGTGtactttgatgtttgttttgaatattacaattgacaggtctctatacTGTAATTATTTAACTCCTGGGATAAACTAATGCAGAGAATATTCAAGTTGACAAGTTGTTAATATAAGAACTGTggtaaacaaatcaaatcacGTCTTCTGTTTTATAAATTGTGCAAATTCCTGAGTTTAATTTCCCTGTTAAAAATTCTGGAAATCTCCTGACACTATGCAGCCCTAGTTACAACATTTAAGGCATTTCATGGGacctttttaaacatgtttttattttatttttttgacaacTTAAAAAGCAAGATTCAGCCAGCAATACACTGTACACAATGGTAGTCATGCACCGCTCTCAGAAACAGGTTATGCAGTGAAGCATAACTCTTGTTCTTGATGAACTTTGGTAACTTCTTGGTCAATGCTGCCAAGAAAACTACCATCAGTCGCTGCCCTGTGACAGCAATACAACTTGGAAATTAAACCGCACCCTCTTTGTTCTCTAATCTTtagttttcattttctttctttctctcttttgaaGTGATGGTGTACACATTCAGCTTAATTGTAGCAGCTTATGTAAATGTTCCAGAGAGATAAAATTGCTCACATTTTCCTGCCTGCtgattaggttttttttttttatgttgaagtTTGCATCTGGAtctaattaataatatttaaactggaatgtgtgtgggtgttaaAGCGTGGGAGgacaggcggggggggggctgctttCCTTCTATTTTAGTGTGGAAGTCTTGTTTAATAATGAGGAGTGTTTGCGTTGTGAGTGGAGGTGGGGGCTGAAAAGCTACTGGCAAAACCACTGGAAAGTATCACGCTATATATGTAGAGACTCATTTGGTTTTCCATGTCTTGTCTTGTACTCTCGATGCGCCGACTATCGGAGCACTGACATCTCACGCTGTCCTCACGTgctctgtgttttcctttttctgtaTCGGCTGCTATTATTTTAATTGTCAACTTTTTGCTGTTTGCGTCTTACCATCTGAATTACCCAAACGTGTGTGTGGCGTTTCCCTGTATTTTTTGTCAACTTATTAAATGTCTATAATTTAAAAGCatatggttttttttgtgtgtgttattaattttttttatggaggATTACTCCGCCTTCGACATTAAATAATGATGGAACAGAAGTGGCACTGGTCCACAGGCCTGTTTGAAACGTGGTGACTACATGTGGTGGACCGTGAGAGCCCACAGGGTGGCGCTGTTTCACTAATTAATCCGTATTTTACACCACCTGAACCCCTTTCACGTGCTCCTGACTCCAGTGTGGTCCTCCTGAATGTGCAGGTTTGTTTCAGGTTTGATGGATGCTGAGACGTTGCCAAAAACCGAGACGGTTGcagctcagcagcagcattCTCCAGCTGAAGACAGGAACCGGCTCAGTGTGTGCAGACGGGCTGTGACCTGAATGAGAAACGCGTCTCAATGAGCCAGAACTGTTCTCTGTTGACGAGGATGGGGACATTTTTAACAGATGTGTTTCTGCTTTGAGTACAATTTACATTTGCTGCCTATAAAATAGGCTGAGCCTCCTTTTTGTATGAATCACATCTATTGTTACGTCAGATTTAATTGAATGTCTTGTCCTCGTGGAAGGGATTGGTCAACACAACTGTGGTGACGGTTTCAATgaaatttaaatgtgtgtcctATTCTTGAGCAATCAGACCAGTTGACcaatctgttttttaaattttttttaagatctgttttttccatttccaaGAGACTTATCGGCACACTTCAAACCTTATTTTTGCATGTTTCATTGGATATGCTGATTGAAATCAACTAATCACAAAAGAGTGTTAGGTCAACTAATTTCTTAAGTCGAGCACATCCCTAATGTTTCAGTATgtacttgtatatatattttttagatatatttttttctcacagttgcggaaatgggcttccatattTTAGAAACCAAGTTGATTcctttgtaaataataattgtaatactCAGGGAGAATCTGCTTCTGGTCGCGACCATCAGACCCTTCGACATCTCCGTCCATTGAACCAACTCGCTGCCCTGACATTCAGTGTTTTGCTTTCACCGAGGCGGGCCGATGGAACAAcggacacgtgtgtgtgtataactgcaTCATGTCTTAATATGTAGAAACTCCAAGAAATACTTGGTGGTGACTGACGGgccttatttttcaaatgtagaCCTCTTCACGTTGTACTGTATCCGGGGCACATGGAGAATAATGACATGGCAGATGGAAAGCGACTGCATTTAGATTGAACACGTATAGAGCGGCGGAAGGAACACTACAATGCGTCTGAGTTAAAAGAAGACGCAAGTCGAGTGTGTGCGTGATGCCCGGACAGACGCACAGACAGATGGGAGGCGGCACTACGACTATTTCACGCACACGTTTGCCCTTTAACTCCCTCACATGTGCCATCGTATCCTGGGTAAATTCCTCCTGTATAGCCTCCCTCTTCACACCGCAGAAAATACCGTCTCCAATCCCTCCACAAATAGGTGCCGTCACACCCGCATCTTTCGCCACCCCCAAGGCCCACAGTggaccgttgttgttgttgttgttgttgttgttgttgtgtggatTATTTATGTCCTTGTCTTCATCCAACAAGGTCGACCGTCCGTGTCCATTGCGATGATGTTCATTGTGGAAGGAATTGTACACGCATGTTGATTAGCTGTTGTATTTGTCCGTGCATGTTGCGCCTGCACTGTTAATGTTTATTATGTCATCATTATTTCTAACCACGCTGGGATTCACAGACGTGGTATCTCACTCCTGCAGGAGCCAGGAATTACCTCACTCCCACCGTAACCATCATCGACCTAACACCATTGGAGCCTATCAAGTGACACGCCTGAACCATTTATAACAGCGTTGCGTCATTACTACATAAAGTTTATATTATGGGTATTCTTCATTTCTAATTACAGTATCCTATGACCGCACGCTCCATTTTTGGGGTTTGTAATGCATCGTGACTGCTATCCGAGGAAGACTGTGACAggtgagatataaaaaaaaaagacgaggaGTACAATTTATTGGCTACGTTATTACATACGCTGAGCTAAAAGTTAAAAATATGACTTCAGGCATGGACCGAACTGTTCTGCTATATGTGTCGAGATGGTATCACACATAtattaaattgtttaaaaaccCGACGACCTATCCTCAGCTTAACCACTGGAGGTCAAGGCCGCTCCTTAATTAGTTTGTGAAGTCTCTCCagagttttttaaattgtggGCTAACATCTAGAAGAGGCCGCCTTGGTgtctctgctggttgcctggcaacctagTGGCAAGAAGTCAAGACTTCAAATGGGGAGAGGTGCCAGTGTACAGATTTATTACGCTTTCGGCAGAGCCATGCAGACAAATTGATCATCTACCTCTCGAAAGAAGAGAGCAACGTGAACAAACTCTTTTAAATAGATAGTAACTATagggagaggggaagaaatCCAGGCTTTTGACGTCTCATCTTCCATTTTACAGACGGGGTCGTCGAGTGTGCCTCCAACACTTTCTCCCTCTATTGTAGACAAAACGACAATATTAATCACTTTTTCAATATTGCAGCTCTATATTTTTTACGAGTCAAAGTGGAGCCATAATTTGATTATGAAGTCAGTTTGCAAGATAACTCAAACTTGTATTAAGGTATGGATTTATTGCAGGTCTGACTGAATTAGTTTGAGCTAAGTGAACCATAGGAACCAGCAACTATGGGTAGATATGTAATGGCAGAGGTGGGAACAAGTCTTAATGGACTCTTCACCAAATGTAATGCCATTTGTGTCTGTAATTGTCGATCGACACGTTTTGCACATTGCAGGTTTATTTCTTTTGCGACTGCCTATACATTTTGTATGCagacaaatgtttattttctttccaacTGGCGCTTCGTAGCGTAAGGTCAGTTCTTCGTGGTTCTCGTCTGCACCTTGTTTGAATGCTGTCGGGTTGGTTCAAACAACGTTAGTAGATTCAGGAAATTAAGGGAACTGAATTGATTTGTGGCACACGCGTTTTGGAAAACatacttgtttttgtctttggaCTTGGGAGAAGGGATCAAGTATTTTAATGCAAAAGGCTCAAGTCCAAGTGAAGTCACGAGTTGTTGTTAAAGTCCAAGTGGAGTTGCGCACCTCTGTCTGATGGACTGATGTACGTTGTGTTGAGCGTGTTATGGTCCGTCGGTCCGAGTATACATTGTCACATTAGCGTTTAGCTAACAGTAGTTAGCACAGCCTCGCTGAGCTTCTGGCATGTAGACTTAtcgtcttgtttttcaatgcactTCATTCCTCTGTGCTAAAAGTGTGAGTGCGCGTATGCATTTGCGTGGGCTGGACATGTTTGCGTGGGCCACAGGCCAGACTAGTAGTGGCTCCCAGCTGACCGCGCGCCACTGAAAACCAAATGAAAATTGGTCATCCGTCACGCGATAAATAGACCGCTATGGTCACCTCTGCCGGGCGACACCGGCTAATCCCACGAGAGCGCCCCGCTCTTGTTTTGAAAGGTGAGCCTCGCGGGTTGCCTTTCAAAGAGGAGATATTTGGGCCTCGATCTATTTTAATGGAGAAGGGTCTAAAATGCTCAAGAACCCCTTTAGAGTCCTCCCGGCTGTTCTTGATGGTCCCCACCTCTTGTACCGATACACTCGTCATCTGGCATTTGAGACGGCCTTTTCAGTGGACGGACGCACA
The nucleotide sequence above comes from Cyclopterus lumpus isolate fCycLum1 chromosome 24, fCycLum1.pri, whole genome shotgun sequence. Encoded proteins:
- the LOC117727630 gene encoding E3 ubiquitin-protein ligase rnf146-like; its protein translation is MADCGEMDCSVNAMAPSKLMEEVGDITDPSGSTTIPPECAICLQSCVHPVRLPCLHVFCFLCVKGASWQSKRCALCRQEVPQDFLERPVLLSPEELKAAAAGVSRSGATGSGSRGDYAWYYEGRNGWWQYDERTNRELEEAFTKERKSTEMLIAGFLYVADLENMVQYRRNEHGRRRKIKRDIVDIPKKGVAGLRLDPEPVPILSVPVVTPAATERINSADGSDTDGQSQPPVFGIMASLPPVRPPTLLGRHLTSPLPSSPSSVEESFSQLLISQPGGEEVEGDDETYEYASGSSESEEEGECERGAAESMRRHRQRPLRESQPARMPPRGGPSSSALSLRSRSPDGQCTVTEV